From one Streptomyces chromofuscus genomic stretch:
- the cobI gene encoding precorrin-2 C(20)-methyltransferase: protein MSSRLIGVGVGPGDPELVTVKGVNALRAADVVVVPVMAAADGTDGGERGRAEATVLHYVPGEKVVRVVFALNERSDRARREAAWDAAGERVAGLLRRHASVAFATIGDPNVYSTFTYLAQTVGELVPGTVVETVPGITAMQDLAARSGAVLTEGTEPLTLVPVTAGTTVLKEALNGPGTVVAYKFGRQAAEVAEALRDSGRLEGAVWGSALGLPEQSVQPAGELDGAPLPYLSTLIAPPRRDGGRGGKL, encoded by the coding sequence ATGAGCAGCAGGCTGATCGGGGTGGGGGTCGGGCCGGGCGATCCGGAACTGGTGACCGTGAAGGGCGTCAACGCCCTGCGCGCCGCCGACGTCGTCGTCGTGCCGGTGATGGCCGCGGCCGACGGGACGGACGGCGGGGAGCGGGGACGCGCCGAGGCGACCGTGCTGCACTACGTGCCCGGGGAGAAGGTCGTCCGGGTCGTGTTCGCGCTGAACGAGCGGAGCGACCGGGCCCGCCGGGAGGCGGCGTGGGACGCGGCGGGCGAGCGGGTCGCCGGGCTGCTGCGACGGCACGCCTCCGTCGCCTTCGCCACCATCGGCGACCCGAACGTGTACTCCACGTTCACCTATCTCGCCCAGACCGTCGGCGAGCTGGTCCCGGGCACCGTCGTCGAGACCGTGCCCGGCATCACCGCCATGCAGGACCTCGCCGCCCGGTCGGGTGCCGTGCTGACGGAGGGGACCGAGCCGCTGACGCTGGTGCCGGTGACCGCCGGGACCACGGTGCTGAAGGAGGCGCTGAACGGGCCCGGGACCGTCGTCGCCTACAAGTTCGGGCGGCAGGCCGCCGAGGTCGCCGAGGCGCTGCGGGACAGCGGGCGGCTGGAGGGCGCCGTGTGGGGCTCGGCGCTCGGGCTGCCGGAGCAGTCCGTCCAGCCCGCCGGTGAACTCGACGGGGCGCCGCTGCCGTACCTGTCCACGCTCATCGCGCCCCCGCGGCGCGACGGCGGGCGGGGCGGCAAGCTGTGA
- a CDS encoding ZIP family metal transporter gives MAVFVALGAFLMTLAGGWTAQRVTDRRHLVLGLAGGLMLGVVGLDLLPEALAAAGTEVHGVPAALLLFVVGFLLAHGVERLLGARRAAHGADDHRRTPQVGLTAAAAMVVHSVMDGVAIGAAFQIGDGMGLAVALAVVAHDFADGFNTFTITTLYGNDRRRALAMLFGDAAAPVVGAASTLLVTVPEQALGAYLGLFGGALLYLAAAEILPEAHHRHPAGPTLLCTLAGAAFVWLVVGVAE, from the coding sequence ATGGCGGTCTTCGTCGCGCTGGGCGCGTTCCTGATGACGCTGGCGGGTGGCTGGACGGCACAGCGCGTGACGGACCGCCGTCACCTCGTGCTGGGCCTGGCCGGCGGCCTGATGCTGGGCGTGGTCGGCCTCGACCTGCTGCCGGAGGCGCTCGCGGCGGCCGGCACCGAGGTGCACGGAGTCCCGGCCGCGCTGCTCCTGTTCGTGGTCGGCTTCCTGCTGGCCCACGGGGTGGAACGCCTGCTCGGCGCGCGGCGCGCGGCGCACGGCGCCGACGACCACCGGCGCACGCCCCAGGTGGGCCTGACGGCCGCCGCCGCGATGGTCGTGCACAGCGTCATGGACGGGGTGGCGATCGGCGCGGCCTTCCAGATCGGCGACGGCATGGGCCTGGCGGTCGCGCTGGCCGTCGTCGCCCACGACTTCGCGGACGGCTTCAACACCTTCACGATCACGACCCTGTACGGCAACGACCGCCGCCGCGCACTCGCCATGCTGTTCGGCGACGCGGCGGCTCCCGTCGTGGGCGCCGCCTCCACCCTGTTGGTCACCGTCCCGGAACAGGCGCTCGGCGCCTACCTCGGCCTCTTCGGCGGAGCACTGCTCTACCTGGCCGCCGCCGAGATCCTCCCCGAGGCCCACCACCGGCACCCCGCCGGCCCGACGCTGCTGTGCACCCTCGCAGGAGCGGCGTTCGTCTGGCTGGTGGTGGGCGTCGCCGAGTGA
- the cobM gene encoding precorrin-4 C(11)-methyltransferase: MAEALTGKVTFVGAGPGAADLLTFRAARAIAEADVVIWAASLVQAEVLEHAREGAEILDSATMSLEDVVAVYERARAEGLRVARIHSGDPALWGGTQEQLDRCDEIGIATEVVPGVSSFSAVAALARRELTIPEVAQSVVLTRLGGGKTPMPPGEEVREFARHGTTMAVFLSAARSGQLVRELLEGGYPTTTPVVVAHQATWPEELVVKCTVGTLEETVKEHKLWKHTLFLVGPALDAHGTRSHLYHPGHFHGYRRADPEARRALRERGAST; this comes from the coding sequence ATGGCCGAAGCCCTCACCGGCAAGGTGACCTTCGTCGGTGCCGGCCCCGGCGCCGCCGATCTGCTGACGTTCCGCGCCGCGCGAGCCATCGCCGAGGCCGACGTCGTGATCTGGGCCGCGAGCCTGGTCCAGGCGGAGGTCCTCGAACACGCCCGTGAGGGCGCCGAGATCCTCGACTCGGCGACGATGTCGCTGGAGGACGTCGTCGCCGTGTACGAGCGGGCCCGCGCCGAGGGCCTGAGGGTCGCCCGCATCCACTCCGGCGACCCGGCCCTGTGGGGCGGGACGCAGGAGCAGCTCGACCGGTGTGACGAGATCGGGATCGCGACGGAGGTCGTGCCCGGTGTCTCCTCGTTCTCGGCGGTCGCCGCGCTCGCCCGGCGGGAGCTGACGATTCCTGAGGTGGCCCAGTCCGTGGTGCTCACCCGGCTCGGCGGCGGCAAGACGCCGATGCCGCCCGGTGAGGAGGTGCGCGAGTTCGCCCGGCACGGCACGACCATGGCGGTCTTCCTGTCGGCGGCCCGCAGCGGGCAGTTGGTGCGGGAGCTGCTGGAGGGCGGCTATCCCACGACCACACCGGTCGTCGTCGCCCACCAGGCGACCTGGCCGGAGGAGCTCGTCGTGAAGTGCACCGTCGGAACGCTGGAGGAGACGGTGAAGGAGCACAAGCTCTGGAAGCACACCCTCTTCCTGGTCGGCCCGGCCCTCGACGCCCACGGCACCCGCTCGCACCTCTACCACCCGGGTCACTTCCACGGCTACCGCAGGGCCGACCCCGAGGCCCGCCGGGCCCTGCGCGAGCGCGGTGCGAGCACGTGA
- the cbiE gene encoding precorrin-6y C5,15-methyltransferase (decarboxylating) subunit CbiE, which yields MITVVGAGTGAPLPDDVAAGAELVVGGRRHLEAVRVPETAERLVLGPLAPALDTIGEYVAKDRPVVVLASGDPGFFGIVRALAERFGPQRLRVRAGVSSVAAAFARVGLPWDDAVVVSAHGRALRTAVNVCRAHPKVAVLTGPGAGPAELGAALRHSARVLVVASALGDPARERVERVTPAEAAVRDWGSAVSVVLCLDERRALGAVRTVAGPAGVPAGWALDEAEFTHRDSMITKFEVRALALARLGPRPGDLVWDVGAGSGSVAVECARLGAAVVAVEKAADGVERVRANAGAHGVDVRVVHGAAPSALAGLDDPDAVFVGGGGRDLPAVVTACARRARRTVVVALAALDRVPGVREALTGAGFTCDGVLLQSSRLAPLPGEVSRLAATNPVFLLWGVRPPARTEGGAQ from the coding sequence GTGATCACGGTCGTCGGTGCGGGGACGGGGGCGCCGCTGCCGGACGACGTGGCCGCCGGCGCGGAACTCGTCGTCGGCGGGCGGCGCCATCTGGAGGCGGTGCGGGTGCCCGAGACGGCCGAGCGGCTCGTACTCGGGCCGCTGGCGCCCGCCCTGGACACCATCGGGGAGTACGTCGCGAAGGACCGGCCGGTCGTGGTGCTGGCGTCGGGCGATCCCGGGTTCTTCGGGATCGTGCGGGCGCTCGCCGAGCGGTTCGGGCCGCAGCGGCTCCGGGTCCGCGCGGGTGTGTCGTCCGTGGCCGCCGCGTTCGCGCGCGTCGGGCTGCCCTGGGACGACGCGGTGGTCGTCAGCGCGCACGGGCGTGCGCTGCGGACAGCGGTGAACGTGTGCCGGGCGCACCCGAAGGTCGCCGTGCTGACCGGGCCCGGCGCCGGTCCGGCGGAGCTGGGGGCGGCGCTGCGGCACAGCGCGCGCGTTCTCGTGGTCGCCTCCGCGCTGGGCGACCCGGCGCGGGAGCGGGTGGAGCGGGTGACGCCCGCGGAGGCCGCGGTCCGGGACTGGGGCTCGGCGGTGAGTGTCGTGCTGTGCCTCGACGAGCGGCGGGCCCTCGGCGCCGTGCGGACCGTCGCGGGCCCTGCCGGGGTGCCCGCCGGATGGGCGCTCGACGAGGCCGAGTTCACGCACCGGGACTCGATGATCACCAAGTTCGAGGTCCGGGCGCTGGCCCTGGCCCGGCTCGGGCCGCGACCGGGGGATCTGGTGTGGGACGTCGGGGCGGGCTCCGGCTCGGTGGCCGTCGAGTGCGCGCGGCTGGGCGCCGCCGTCGTCGCCGTGGAGAAGGCGGCGGACGGCGTGGAGCGCGTCCGCGCCAACGCCGGTGCGCACGGCGTCGACGTGCGGGTGGTGCACGGTGCGGCGCCGTCCGCGCTGGCCGGGCTGGACGATCCCGACGCGGTGTTCGTCGGGGGCGGGGGGCGTGACCTGCCCGCCGTCGTCACCGCGTGCGCGCGGCGGGCGCGGCGGACGGTGGTCGTCGCCCTGGCCGCGCTGGACCGGGTGCCGGGGGTGCGCGAGGCCCTCACCGGGGCCGGGTTCACGTGCGACGGCGTGCTGTTGCAGTCGTCGCGGCTCGCGCCGCTGCCGGGCGAGGTGAGCCGGCTGGCGGCCACCAACCCAGTTTTCCTGCTGTGGGGCGTCCGGCCTCCGGCACGTACCGAAGGAGGTGCTCAGTGA
- the cobJ gene encoding precorrin-3B C(17)-methyltransferase: MIGLISATAAGAAARDRLAAAWPDRTRVYEGAVADAVRAAFAECEQLVCFLATGAVVRLVAPLLGDKASDPGVVCVDEGGRFAVSLVGGHGGGANELAREVGALLGAEPVVTTATDSVGLAGLDTLGLPVEGDVAAVSRALLDGEPVALRAESAWPLPALPVAADGSYTVRVTDRAVEPAAREVVLRPPTLVVGVGASRGAPADEVLALIEGALREAGLSARNIAHLATVDAKAGEAGIVAAAERLGVPLVTHPSERLAAVEVPNPSDAPLAAVGTPSVAEASALVGGGELLVPKRKSAMATCAVVRRPARGRLAVVGLGPGARDLLTPRAEAELRRASVLVGLDQYVDQIRDLLRPGTRVLESGLGAEEERARTAVEEARKGRAVALIGSGDAGVYAMASPALAEAGDDIDVVGVPGVTAALAAGAILGAPLGHDHVSISLSDLHTPWEVIERRVRAAAEADIVVTFYNPRSRGRDWQLPKALAVLAGHRAPTTPVGVVRNASRPDESSRLTTLAELDPATVDMMTVVTVGNTATRAIAGRMVTPRGYRWQEQEEAR, from the coding sequence GTGATCGGCCTCATCTCCGCCACGGCGGCGGGAGCGGCGGCGCGGGACCGGCTGGCCGCGGCGTGGCCGGACCGGACGCGGGTGTACGAGGGTGCGGTGGCGGACGCCGTGCGGGCCGCGTTCGCCGAGTGCGAGCAGCTCGTGTGCTTCCTGGCCACGGGAGCCGTGGTGCGGCTGGTCGCTCCGCTGCTGGGCGACAAGGCGTCCGACCCCGGCGTGGTGTGCGTCGACGAGGGCGGCCGGTTCGCGGTGTCCCTGGTGGGCGGGCACGGCGGCGGCGCCAACGAACTCGCCCGTGAGGTGGGCGCGTTGCTGGGCGCCGAGCCGGTGGTGACCACGGCGACGGACTCCGTCGGGCTGGCGGGCCTGGACACGCTGGGCCTGCCGGTGGAGGGCGACGTGGCCGCGGTGTCCCGGGCGCTGCTGGACGGCGAACCGGTCGCGCTGCGGGCCGAGTCGGCGTGGCCGCTGCCCGCGCTGCCGGTCGCGGCGGACGGCTCGTACACCGTCCGCGTCACCGACCGGGCCGTGGAGCCCGCGGCGCGCGAGGTCGTCCTGCGTCCGCCGACGCTCGTCGTCGGAGTCGGCGCGTCCAGGGGCGCCCCCGCCGACGAGGTGCTCGCGCTGATCGAGGGCGCCCTGCGGGAGGCGGGCCTGTCGGCGCGCAACATCGCCCACCTCGCCACCGTCGACGCCAAGGCCGGGGAGGCCGGGATCGTGGCCGCCGCCGAACGCCTCGGCGTCCCGCTGGTGACCCACCCCTCCGAGCGGCTGGCGGCCGTGGAGGTCCCCAACCCCTCCGACGCCCCCCTCGCCGCCGTCGGCACCCCGTCCGTCGCGGAGGCGTCGGCACTCGTCGGCGGTGGCGAACTCCTCGTGCCCAAACGGAAGTCCGCCATGGCGACCTGTGCCGTCGTACGGCGGCCCGCGCGCGGCCGGCTCGCGGTCGTCGGACTGGGGCCCGGGGCCCGCGATCTGCTCACCCCGCGTGCCGAGGCGGAGTTGCGCCGCGCGTCCGTGCTGGTCGGACTCGACCAGTACGTCGACCAGATCCGCGATCTGCTGCGCCCCGGCACCCGGGTGTTGGAGTCCGGGCTGGGGGCCGAGGAGGAACGGGCCCGCACCGCGGTCGAGGAGGCGCGCAAGGGCCGTGCGGTCGCGCTGATCGGCAGTGGCGACGCGGGCGTCTACGCGATGGCCTCACCGGCGCTGGCGGAGGCGGGCGACGACATCGACGTCGTGGGCGTGCCCGGAGTCACCGCCGCGCTCGCGGCCGGCGCGATCCTCGGGGCGCCGCTCGGGCACGACCACGTGTCGATCAGCCTGTCCGACCTGCACACGCCGTGGGAGGTCATCGAACGGCGGGTGCGGGCCGCCGCCGAGGCGGACATCGTCGTGACGTTCTACAACCCGCGCAGCCGGGGCCGTGACTGGCAGCTGCCCAAGGCGCTGGCGGTCCTCGCCGGGCACCGCGCGCCGACGACGCCCGTCGGCGTCGTGCGCAACGCGTCCCGGCCGGACGAGTCCAGCCGGCTGACGACCCTGGCCGAACTCGACCCGGCGACGGTCGACATGATGACGGTCGTGACCGTGGGCAACACGGCCACCCGCGCGATCGCGGGGCGCATGGTGACGCCGCGCGGCTACCGCTGGCAGGAGCAGGAGGAGGCCCGGTGA
- a CDS encoding precorrin-8X methylmutase → MNRVVHPIEQESFRRLRARLDTSRFPALTRAVVERVIHSAADLDYASDLVLREQDLEPAHRALHSGTPVVVDVEMVAAGITRRDTVCRLRDARPGPGLTRSAHAVRLAYEDVGPGAIWVIGCAPTALEELLTLDADPALVIGLPVGFVGAAESKAALRESGLPAVSNVSEKGGSAVAAAALNALLYHPTSYEENP, encoded by the coding sequence GTGAACCGTGTGGTGCATCCCATCGAGCAGGAGTCCTTCCGGCGGCTGCGCGCCCGCCTGGACACCTCCCGCTTCCCGGCGCTGACCCGGGCCGTGGTCGAGCGGGTGATCCACTCCGCGGCCGACCTCGACTACGCGAGCGACCTGGTCCTGCGTGAGCAGGACCTGGAACCGGCCCACCGGGCGCTGCACTCCGGCACGCCCGTCGTCGTGGACGTCGAGATGGTCGCCGCCGGCATCACCCGCCGCGACACGGTCTGCCGGCTGAGGGACGCCCGGCCCGGGCCGGGTCTGACGCGTTCGGCGCACGCCGTGCGGCTGGCGTACGAGGACGTCGGTCCCGGCGCGATCTGGGTGATCGGCTGTGCCCCGACCGCGCTGGAGGAGCTGCTGACCCTGGACGCCGACCCCGCGCTGGTGATCGGGCTGCCCGTCGGTTTCGTCGGTGCGGCCGAGTCCAAGGCGGCCCTGCGGGAGAGCGGACTGCCCGCCGTGAGCAACGTGTCCGAGAAGGGCGGTTCGGCGGTCGCCGCGGCCGCGCTCAACGCCCTGCTGTACCACCCCACTTCGTACGAGGAGAACCCGTGA
- a CDS encoding sirohydrochlorin chelatase codes for MTTPPPALLIAGHGTRDDAGAEAFRAFVRELGRRHPDLPVAGGFIELSPPPLGEAVAELVERGVRRFAAVPLMLVSAGHAKGDIPAALAREKERHPGISYAYGRPLGPHPALLSVLERRLDEALGTGGRTPGDRSDVTVLLVGRGSTDPDANAEVHKAARLLWEGRGFAGVETAFVSLAAPDVPSGLDRCVRLGARRIVVLPYFLFTGILPDRVRMQTEGWAAAHPEVEVRSAEVIGPEPELLDLVMERYEEAVRGDLRMNCDSCVYRVALPGFEDKVGLPQQPHHHPDDDGHHHGHHHGAHTHAH; via the coding sequence GTGACCACCCCGCCGCCCGCCCTGCTCATCGCCGGCCACGGCACCCGGGACGACGCCGGAGCCGAGGCGTTCCGCGCCTTCGTACGGGAGCTGGGGCGCCGCCACCCCGACCTGCCCGTCGCGGGCGGCTTCATCGAGTTGTCCCCGCCGCCGCTGGGCGAGGCCGTCGCCGAGCTGGTCGAGCGGGGCGTGCGCCGCTTCGCCGCCGTGCCGCTGATGCTGGTGTCCGCCGGACACGCCAAGGGCGACATCCCGGCCGCGCTGGCCCGCGAGAAGGAACGGCACCCCGGGATCTCGTACGCCTACGGCCGTCCGCTGGGCCCGCACCCGGCGCTGTTGTCCGTGCTGGAGCGGCGGCTGGACGAGGCGCTCGGCACCGGGGGGCGCACGCCCGGGGACCGTTCCGACGTGACCGTGCTGCTGGTCGGGCGCGGCTCCACCGACCCCGACGCCAACGCCGAGGTGCACAAGGCCGCCCGGCTGCTGTGGGAGGGGCGCGGGTTCGCCGGGGTGGAGACGGCGTTCGTGTCGCTGGCGGCGCCGGACGTGCCGAGCGGGCTGGACCGCTGTGTGCGGCTGGGCGCGCGGCGGATCGTCGTGCTGCCCTACTTCCTGTTCACCGGCATCCTGCCGGACCGGGTGCGGATGCAGACCGAGGGCTGGGCGGCCGCTCACCCCGAGGTCGAGGTGCGTTCGGCGGAGGTCATCGGCCCGGAGCCGGAACTGCTCGATCTGGTGATGGAGCGGTACGAGGAGGCGGTGCGGGGCGATCTGCGGATGAACTGCGACTCGTGCGTGTACCGCGTCGCGCTGCCCGGCTTCGAGGACAAGGTGGGCCTGCCGCAGCAGCCGCACCACCACCCCGACGACGACGGCCACCACCACGGGCACCACCACGGCGCGCACACCCATGCCCACTGA
- the cobC gene encoding Rv2231c family pyridoxal phosphate-dependent protein CobC, whose amino-acid sequence MPTDAHDLRHHGDAEVRDDGAALVDLAVNVRADTPPAWLREVIADSLGGLAAYPDGRRARAAVAARHGVGVERVLLTAGAAEAFVLLARSLKVRHPVVVHPQFTEPEAALRDAGHSVDRVLLREEDGFRLDAAAVPEDADLVVIGNPTNPTSVLHPAAAVARLARPGRTLVVDEAFMDAVPGEREALAGRTDVPGLVVLRSLTKTWGLAGLRVGYVLAAPETVADLERAQPLWPVSTPALAATEACVGPRALAEAAHAAHRVAADRAHLVAGLSRITGLRVVEPAEGPFVLVRLPRAADVRRRLRDLGFAVRRGDTFPGLGGEWLRLAVRDRATADSFLRALERAVASADG is encoded by the coding sequence ATGCCCACTGACGCGCACGACCTGCGGCACCACGGCGACGCCGAGGTCCGCGACGACGGTGCGGCACTCGTCGACCTGGCCGTGAACGTCCGTGCGGACACTCCCCCGGCCTGGCTGCGGGAGGTGATCGCCGACTCGCTGGGCGGGCTCGCCGCGTATCCGGACGGGCGGCGCGCGCGGGCGGCGGTGGCGGCACGGCACGGAGTCGGCGTGGAGCGGGTGCTGCTGACGGCGGGGGCCGCCGAGGCGTTCGTGCTGCTGGCGCGGTCGTTGAAGGTACGTCACCCCGTGGTGGTGCACCCGCAGTTCACCGAGCCGGAGGCGGCGCTGCGCGACGCGGGGCACTCCGTCGACCGGGTGCTGCTGCGCGAGGAGGACGGTTTCCGGCTGGATGCGGCGGCCGTACCGGAGGACGCCGACCTGGTGGTGATCGGCAATCCGACGAACCCGACGTCGGTGCTGCACCCGGCGGCCGCCGTCGCCCGACTGGCCCGGCCGGGCCGGACGCTGGTCGTGGACGAGGCGTTCATGGACGCCGTGCCGGGTGAGCGGGAGGCGCTGGCCGGACGGACGGACGTCCCCGGGCTGGTCGTGCTGCGCAGCCTGACCAAGACGTGGGGCCTGGCCGGGCTGCGCGTCGGCTACGTCCTCGCCGCGCCGGAGACCGTGGCGGACCTCGAACGCGCCCAGCCGCTGTGGCCCGTGTCCACGCCCGCGCTGGCCGCCACCGAGGCGTGCGTCGGGCCGCGGGCGCTGGCGGAGGCGGCGCACGCCGCGCACCGCGTCGCCGCCGACCGGGCCCACCTGGTAGCGGGCCTGTCGCGGATCACCGGGCTGCGGGTCGTGGAACCGGCCGAGGGTCCGTTCGTCCTCGTACGGCTGCCCCGGGCCGCCGACGTGCGCCGACGGCTGCGCGACCTGGGGTTCGCGGTGCGGCGCGGGGACACCTTCCCGGGGCTGGGTGGGGAGTGGCTGCGACTGGCGGTGCGGGACCGGGCGACGGCCGACTCGTTCCTGCGGGCGCTGGAACGGGCGGTGGCGTCGGCGGACGGCTGA